The Acidobacteriota bacterium genome has a segment encoding these proteins:
- the feoB gene encoding ferrous iron transport protein B → MSPTARAAAGEQPESRVLLAGNPNVGKSVIFGLLTGRYAIVSNYPGTTVEVARGEGTLNRRRVTVVDTPGINSLLPTSEDERVARDILLAGGCDAVVQVADSKNLSRALLLTLELGEMGLPVVLALNMADEARSRGIEIDARRLGERLGVPVVSTVAVERKGVGALVAALPDARVPRLSAHYPKPIEEALRQAEETLPFAGGRRAVAAMALAGDETLAPWLKKNLSPEARLRLAGLRTRMERRYDEPVASLLHRARLEAVERLAAEYVVRSGKVRASGPAARLGAAAMHPVYGLGVLALVLAGMWLFVGGLGAGVLVGLLENTLFGKFINPAAVWLFERLAPWALVRELFVGEFGLITMGVTYSVAIILPIVATFFLAFGILEDSGYLARLALMMNRLFRLMGLNGKAVLPMVLGLGCDTMATMTTRILETRRERLITTLLLVLAVPCSAQLGVIAAMMAVLPLPALFLWLAVVLGVLVSVGWLAARVLPGKGSDFVLEVPPMRRPTLSNIAVKTLGRVEWYLKEAVPLFLIGTAIVFAFDKLRVLGFLREAGAPVVQSFLGLPAAATDAFVMGFLRRDFGAAGLFVLLEKGALGPAQALVAIVVITLFVPCVANFLMAIKELGLRAGVLIAMFVFPLAVAVGGAVRAMLHATGWLGG, encoded by the coding sequence GTGAGCCCGACCGCGCGCGCCGCGGCCGGCGAACAACCTGAATCCAGGGTGCTCCTCGCCGGCAACCCGAACGTCGGCAAGAGCGTTATCTTCGGGCTGCTCACGGGCCGGTACGCGATTGTTTCCAACTACCCGGGCACCACGGTCGAGGTCGCCCGGGGCGAGGGCACGCTCAACCGCCGACGCGTGACCGTCGTGGACACGCCCGGCATCAACAGCCTGCTTCCCACGAGCGAGGACGAGCGCGTCGCGCGCGACATCCTCCTCGCGGGTGGCTGCGACGCGGTGGTGCAGGTGGCCGACTCGAAGAACCTCTCGCGGGCGCTCCTGCTGACGCTCGAGCTGGGCGAGATGGGCCTGCCGGTGGTCCTCGCGCTCAACATGGCGGACGAGGCGCGCTCGCGCGGCATCGAGATCGACGCGCGGCGCCTGGGCGAGCGCCTTGGCGTCCCCGTCGTCTCCACGGTGGCCGTCGAGCGCAAGGGAGTCGGCGCGCTCGTCGCCGCCCTTCCCGACGCGCGCGTCCCCCGGCTCTCCGCGCACTATCCCAAGCCCATCGAGGAGGCGCTGCGGCAGGCGGAGGAAACGCTTCCCTTCGCGGGCGGCCGGCGCGCCGTGGCGGCGATGGCGCTCGCGGGCGACGAGACGCTCGCGCCGTGGTTAAAGAAAAATCTCTCGCCCGAGGCGCGGCTCCGCCTCGCGGGCCTGCGCACCCGCATGGAGCGCCGCTACGACGAGCCCGTCGCCTCCCTCCTCCACCGCGCCCGCCTGGAAGCGGTCGAGCGCCTGGCCGCAGAATACGTCGTGCGCAGCGGAAAGGTCCGCGCGTCGGGCCCGGCGGCGCGCCTCGGCGCCGCGGCGATGCATCCCGTGTACGGCCTCGGAGTGCTCGCCCTCGTCCTCGCGGGCATGTGGCTGTTCGTGGGGGGCCTCGGCGCGGGGGTGCTCGTGGGTTTATTGGAAAACACGCTCTTCGGGAAATTCATCAACCCCGCCGCGGTCTGGCTGTTCGAGCGCCTCGCGCCGTGGGCCCTGGTGCGTGAGCTCTTCGTCGGCGAGTTCGGCCTCATCACCATGGGCGTCACGTACTCCGTCGCCATCATCCTGCCCATCGTCGCGACGTTTTTCCTCGCCTTCGGCATCCTAGAAGACAGCGGCTACCTGGCGCGCCTGGCGCTCATGATGAACCGCCTCTTCCGCCTCATGGGCCTCAACGGCAAGGCCGTGCTTCCCATGGTGCTCGGCTTGGGGTGCGACACGATGGCCACGATGACGACGCGGATTCTCGAAACCCGCAGGGAGCGCCTCATCACGACGCTCCTTCTGGTGCTCGCGGTGCCGTGCTCGGCGCAGCTCGGCGTCATTGCGGCCATGATGGCCGTGCTCCCGCTCCCGGCCCTATTCCTCTGGCTCGCCGTCGTGCTCGGCGTGCTCGTGTCGGTGGGGTGGCTCGCGGCGCGGGTGCTCCCGGGGAAGGGCTCGGACTTCGTGCTGGAGGTTCCGCCCATGCGAAGGCCCACGCTTTCGAACATCGCGGTCAAGACGCTCGGGCGCGTCGAGTGGTACCTCAAGGAGGCCGTGCCGCTTTTTCTCATCGGCACCGCCATCGTGTTCGCGTTCGACAAGCTCCGCGTCCTCGGCTTCCTGCGCGAGGCCGGCGCGCCGGTCGTGCAGAGCTTCCTGGGGCTTCCCGCGGCCGCCACCGACGCCTTCGTCATGGGATTCCTGCGGCGCGACTTCGGCGCGGCGGGCCTTTTCGTACTGTTGGAAAAAGGCGCACTCGGGCCGGCGCAGGCGCTCGTCGCGATCGTGGTCATCACGCTCTTCGTTCCCTGCGTAGCCAATTTCCTGATGGCCATAAAGGAGCTCGGCCTGCGCGCCGGCGTACTAATCGCCATGTTCGTGTTTCCGCTCGCCGTCGCGGTCGGCGGCGCCGTCCGCGCGATGCTTCACGCAACGGGATGGCTCGGAGGATGA
- the rph gene encoding ribonuclease PH produces the protein MAREETALVNPYRVDARAADAMRPVRIEPHPLRHPEGSALIEVGETRVLCTATVESGVPHFLRNDPKKMGTGWVTAEYAMIPRATNVRIPRERGSSGARSSEISRLVGRSLRAVCDLGALGQRTVTVDCDVLQADGGTRAAAVTGGFVALALAMEKLRLDESIVEWPLRHFAAAVSVGFVDGSVLLDLDYAEDSRAQLDVNVVKTQRMEIIEIQGTAETEPVPEETFRAMLALSDRGIRNLVECQRRALPGVPCPA, from the coding sequence ATGGCTCGTGAAGAAACAGCCTTGGTGAATCCCTATCGAGTCGACGCGCGCGCGGCCGATGCGATGCGGCCCGTCCGGATCGAGCCCCACCCGCTTAGGCACCCCGAAGGCTCGGCCCTCATCGAGGTGGGGGAGACGCGCGTTTTGTGCACGGCCACCGTCGAAAGTGGCGTGCCGCATTTTCTGCGCAACGACCCGAAAAAAATGGGCACGGGCTGGGTTACGGCGGAGTACGCGATGATTCCCCGCGCCACGAACGTGCGCATTCCCCGCGAAAGGGGCAGCAGCGGCGCCCGCTCGAGCGAGATAAGCCGCCTCGTCGGCCGCTCCCTCCGCGCCGTGTGCGACCTGGGCGCGCTCGGGCAGCGCACCGTCACGGTGGACTGCGACGTCCTGCAGGCCGACGGCGGCACTCGGGCGGCGGCCGTCACGGGGGGGTTCGTGGCGCTCGCGCTTGCCATGGAGAAGCTCCGGCTCGACGAGAGCATCGTCGAATGGCCGCTTCGACACTTTGCCGCCGCCGTGAGCGTCGGCTTCGTGGACGGCTCGGTGCTCCTGGATCTGGACTACGCCGAAGACTCGCGCGCCCAGCTTGACGTGAACGTCGTCAAGACGCAGCGCATGGAGATCATCGAGATTCAGGGCACGGCCGAAACGGAGCCCGTTCCGGAAGAAACGTTCCGCGCCATGCTCGCGCTCTCCGACCGTGGGATCCGCAACCTTGTGGAGTGCCAGCGCCGGGCGCTTCCCGGCGTTCCGTGTCCGGCGTGA
- a CDS encoding macro domain-containing protein, with product MPGSVRVVQGDITRESVDAIVNAANTDLLLGGGVAGAIRRAGGPSIQEECNRLGPVGLGEAAATGAGRLSATYVIHAAVMHLGGSASLESSEAALRASLQLADDLFVQAGKEAGSLAVPALGCGIGGLTVEEAAPRFVQAAQEFLKKARSLREVRFVLFDVHSFEVFKRALHSSVS from the coding sequence ATGCCGGGCTCCGTCCGCGTCGTGCAGGGAGACATCACCCGGGAAAGCGTGGACGCCATCGTCAACGCGGCGAACACGGATTTGCTGCTCGGGGGCGGCGTCGCGGGCGCCATCCGGCGCGCCGGCGGCCCCTCGATCCAGGAAGAGTGCAACCGCCTGGGGCCCGTCGGCCTCGGCGAAGCGGCCGCGACGGGAGCGGGCCGCCTGAGCGCAACTTACGTGATTCACGCCGCCGTCATGCACCTGGGCGGCTCGGCATCGCTCGAAAGCTCGGAGGCGGCCCTGCGCGCAAGCCTCCAGCTTGCCGACGACTTGTTCGTGCAAGCGGGAAAGGAGGCGGGAAGCCTTGCGGTGCCGGCCCTCGGCTGCGGCATCGGCGGTTTAACGGTCGAAGAGGCCGCGCCGCGGTTCGTCCAGGCGGCCCAAGAGTTTCTCAAAAAAGCGCGGTCGCTTCGAGAGGTTCGCTTCGTACTTTTTGACGTCCATTCCTTCGAGGTATTCAAGCGTGCCTTGCACTCAAGTGTTTCATAA
- a CDS encoding transposase has protein sequence MTDRVQGVQEIQSLGGGGWQTYSAVARAVAAARRRGKKKAMNRMWAKGRGRVEAAFCSMKRWCGLPRIRYLGEEGARLQVYLSALAHNLKRMVKLTEAEGRV, from the coding sequence ATGACCGATAGGGTTCAGGGAGTTCAGGAAATTCAGAGTTTGGGGGGTGGGGGTTGGCAGACTTACTCCGCCGTAGCCAGGGCCGTAGCGGCTGCGCGAAGGCGAGGGAAGAAAAAGGCGATGAACCGGATGTGGGCGAAGGGGCGGGGAAGAGTGGAGGCGGCGTTTTGCTCGATGAAGCGCTGGTGCGGACTGCCGAGGATACGCTACCTCGGGGAGGAGGGGGCGCGCCTGCAGGTGTACCTGTCGGCGCTGGCGCACAACCTCAAGAGAATGGTGAAGCTTACCGAAGCGGAGGGACGGGTGTGA
- the rbfA gene encoding 30S ribosome-binding factor RbfA: protein MSSAKKRSPHLRQPSHRPESVGDLVRAELGRLLQQELRDPRLGFATVMDVVMSRDLRHARVYVSVLGGAEARLQSAEALRSARGYLRRELGHALALRFVPELDFRVDSAGKGPELKPTDT from the coding sequence TTGAGCTCTGCTAAGAAACGCTCGCCGCACCTTCGCCAGCCCTCGCACCGCCCGGAGAGCGTGGGCGACCTGGTGCGCGCGGAGCTGGGGCGCCTGCTTCAGCAGGAGCTGCGCGATCCCCGCCTCGGCTTCGCCACGGTCATGGACGTCGTGATGAGCCGCGATTTGCGCCATGCGCGCGTTTACGTAAGCGTCCTGGGCGGCGCCGAGGCGCGTCTCCAAAGCGCCGAAGCGCTCCGAAGCGCCCGTGGATACCTTCGGCGGGAGCTCGGGCACGCGCTGGCGCTGCGCTTCGTGCCCGAACTCGATTTTCGCGTCGATTCGGCGGGCAAAGGCCCGGAATTAAAACCCACGGACACCTGA
- a CDS encoding SLC13 family permease, with protein sequence MWWESVLVLVVFSGALYLFAREIMRPDLVALLVMAVLMVFQLVTVEEGVAGFSNPAVITVVMMFLLSAGLVKTGVADFMGKLISTVGGGHPLLLTATVMLAVGAMSCFMNNIAATVILIPAVMAAARRAELAPTKLLIPLSFGSLLGGLCTLIGTPPNLLINIALEGTPHEPFRMFDYVPTGLAITGVSVVYMVVWGHRVLPARQPTPQTELADRYEIEDYLSELVMLDDSPWVGKALGRAQLGRMGLEVLKILRGDIAIFLPPPHEVLRSGDVLVVEGSAENLMEIKKIKGVQMRAEEEVSPDVLLAEELALSEVSLPPNSISIGKSVRSLQFRTRYGVVVLAIRRGTRTLHRALADEELQAGDVLLVEGPSESIRGLVKDPNFLVIGHLNYVFHRTEKAWHAVGVMAIVVALAGFGIFHISLAAVLGVLLMVLTGCMKVEEMYREIDWQVVFLIAGMIPLSTAMEKTGIISAVAGGISTLGGAGSGYVAFALLFLASSALTQVLSNPATAVLVAPVAVQVADGLGVSPYPLLMAVAIACSATFLTPIGHQANLLVYGLGGYRFKDFAKIGLPLTVILFFFCLWWVPRVWPF encoded by the coding sequence ATGTGGTGGGAATCTGTGCTGGTGCTCGTGGTCTTTTCGGGTGCGCTCTACCTGTTCGCCAGGGAAATCATGCGCCCCGACCTGGTGGCGCTCCTCGTCATGGCCGTCCTGATGGTGTTTCAGCTCGTGACGGTGGAGGAGGGCGTTGCGGGGTTCAGCAACCCGGCCGTCATCACGGTGGTCATGATGTTTCTTCTGAGCGCCGGCCTCGTTAAAACGGGCGTCGCGGATTTTATGGGAAAGCTCATCAGCACCGTGGGCGGAGGGCACCCCCTGCTTCTCACGGCGACCGTCATGCTCGCCGTGGGGGCGATGTCGTGCTTCATGAACAACATCGCGGCGACCGTGATCCTTATCCCGGCCGTGATGGCGGCGGCGCGGCGCGCCGAGCTGGCGCCCACCAAGCTCCTCATCCCGCTCTCGTTCGGGTCTCTCCTCGGAGGCCTTTGCACGCTAATCGGCACGCCGCCCAATCTTCTGATCAACATCGCGCTCGAGGGCACGCCGCACGAGCCTTTCCGCATGTTCGACTACGTGCCGACGGGGCTCGCCATCACGGGCGTGTCCGTCGTCTATATGGTTGTCTGGGGCCATCGGGTGCTTCCCGCGCGGCAGCCCACGCCGCAGACGGAGCTGGCCGACCGCTACGAGATCGAGGATTATCTCTCGGAGCTCGTGATGCTCGATGATTCGCCCTGGGTCGGCAAGGCGCTCGGCCGGGCGCAGCTCGGGCGCATGGGCCTCGAGGTCCTGAAAATCTTGCGCGGCGACATCGCGATTTTTCTTCCCCCCCCGCACGAGGTTCTCCGCTCGGGCGACGTCCTCGTCGTCGAGGGGAGCGCCGAGAATCTTATGGAAATCAAGAAAATCAAAGGCGTCCAGATGCGCGCCGAGGAGGAAGTTTCTCCCGACGTGCTCCTTGCCGAGGAACTCGCGCTGAGCGAGGTGAGTCTTCCCCCTAACTCGATTTCCATAGGCAAGAGTGTGCGGAGCCTGCAGTTCCGCACGCGCTACGGCGTGGTGGTGCTCGCCATTCGTCGCGGCACGAGAACGCTCCACCGCGCGCTCGCCGACGAGGAGCTTCAAGCGGGCGACGTGCTGCTGGTGGAAGGGCCTTCCGAGAGCATCCGCGGCCTGGTCAAGGACCCCAACTTCCTGGTCATCGGCCATCTCAACTACGTTTTTCACCGCACCGAGAAGGCGTGGCACGCCGTGGGCGTGATGGCGATCGTGGTAGCTCTCGCGGGGTTTGGAATCTTTCACATCTCGCTGGCGGCCGTCCTGGGCGTACTTCTTATGGTGCTAACGGGATGCATGAAGGTCGAGGAGATGTACCGCGAGATTGACTGGCAGGTCGTCTTTCTCATCGCGGGCATGATTCCCCTTAGCACCGCGATGGAGAAGACCGGAATCATCTCGGCGGTCGCGGGCGGCATCTCCACCCTGGGCGGGGCGGGGAGCGGCTACGTTGCCTTCGCGCTATTGTTTCTCGCGAGCTCGGCGCTCACCCAGGTGCTCTCGAACCCCGCCACGGCCGTTCTCGTCGCGCCCGTGGCCGTGCAGGTCGCCGACGGCCTCGGCGTGTCTCCCTATCCTCTGCTCATGGCCGTGGCCATCGCGTGCTCGGCGACGTTCCTCACGCCCATCGGCCACCAGGCGAACCTGCTCGTCTACGGTCTCGGCGGATACCGCTTCAAGGATTTCGCGAAGATCGGGCTGCCGCTTACGGTCATTCTTTTCTTCTTCTGCCTCTGGTGGGTGCCGCGCGTCTGGCCGTTCTAG
- a CDS encoding metal-dependent transcriptional regulator, with amino-acid sequence MRIERHVPAEEVLEEIWTMSEEDGPPTVDVLRAASKIQPLDETLDILTRRGAVSCENRVVELTRRGRSEAEEIVRRNRLTAVLLSQLFDLEAREVEDVACELEHVLNRRVTESICTFLGHPPLTPDGRRIPKGKCCESARRELEPLVKPLTTTAVGDEVRVVFLVPGTKARLRKLSSLGLVPGKTVRLAQKLPSYVLEMGETTIALEEDVASNIYVKEA; translated from the coding sequence ATGCGGATTGAGCGGCACGTCCCGGCCGAGGAAGTCCTCGAAGAAATCTGGACCATGAGCGAGGAGGACGGGCCGCCCACGGTGGACGTGCTCCGGGCCGCGAGCAAGATCCAGCCCCTGGACGAGACGCTGGACATCCTGACGCGGCGCGGCGCCGTCTCCTGCGAGAACCGCGTCGTGGAGCTCACCCGCCGGGGCCGGAGCGAGGCGGAGGAGATCGTGCGCCGCAACCGCCTCACCGCCGTGCTCCTCTCGCAGCTCTTCGATCTGGAAGCCCGGGAGGTCGAGGACGTGGCGTGCGAGCTGGAGCACGTCCTAAACCGCCGCGTCACGGAAAGCATTTGCACTTTCCTTGGTCACCCCCCGCTCACGCCGGACGGGCGGCGCATTCCGAAGGGGAAGTGCTGCGAAAGCGCGCGCCGGGAGCTCGAGCCGCTCGTGAAACCGCTCACGACGACGGCCGTGGGGGACGAGGTGCGGGTCGTCTTCCTGGTTCCCGGGACCAAGGCGCGCCTCAGAAAACTCAGCAGCCTCGGCCTGGTGCCCGGGAAAACTGTGCGGCTCGCCCAGAAGCTGCCCTCCTACGTCCTCGAGATGGGCGAAACCACGATCGCGCTCGAAGAGGACGTCGCCAGCAACATCTACGTCAAGGAGGCCTAG
- a CDS encoding prepilin-type N-terminal cleavage/methylation domain-containing protein codes for MHHRERGFTLIEMLVTLGVLAILSFVTVGAFGSWMLRQRLNLSGRETVALMQRARIIAIKRSSTTRVVLIQGGEARLAELEVRNSTGNWARVDGVRSEVFLAEGAFFTKVTNPGINTPPEPEVYVFRNNGRIADGSDGIIGSDISVSTLVLQNRYGHQVEIELRGTGKITIVKKAGEEG; via the coding sequence ATGCATCATCGGGAACGCGGTTTTACGCTGATTGAAATGCTTGTCACGCTGGGGGTTCTTGCCATCCTCTCATTCGTGACCGTCGGGGCATTCGGCTCCTGGATGCTCCGGCAACGCTTGAACCTCAGCGGCCGCGAAACCGTGGCGCTCATGCAGCGGGCGCGAATCATCGCCATCAAGCGTTCCTCGACGACGCGCGTAGTCTTGATTCAGGGGGGCGAGGCGAGACTGGCGGAATTGGAAGTGAGAAACTCCACCGGCAATTGGGCGCGGGTTGACGGCGTGCGCTCGGAAGTGTTTTTGGCCGAGGGAGCGTTTTTCACTAAAGTCACCAATCCGGGTATCAACACTCCCCCGGAGCCAGAAGTGTACGTCTTTCGCAATAATGGACGCATAGCGGACGGATCAGACGGAATAATCGGCTCGGACATTTCGGTTTCCACTCTGGTTCTTCAGAACCGCTACGGCCACCAAGTGGAAATTGAATTGAGAGGTACGGGAAAAATCACCATCGTCAAAAAAGCCGGAGAGGAAGGATAA
- a CDS encoding amidohydrolase, producing MKRTFCLAPAAFGIAAILGSVAGGARADSPPGVEAKVRDVMPGVIELRRNFHAHPELSNREERTARVVAERLRELGLEVQTGVARHGVVALLRGARPGRCAALRADMDALPVAEATGLPFASKNPGVMHACGHDAHTAVLLGAAEVLALMKGDLSGTVKFIFQPAEEGAPPGEEGGALLMVEEGVLENPKVDAIFALHVFPTLEAGKIGYTFGGTMASVDRFKVTMHGKQTHAAYPWEGVDPVVASAHAITALQTIASRTVDTREPVVVSVGIVEGGRRWNIIPESITFHGTVRAHSRDVRAQARRDFERILSGVASAHGAEYELEYEDLAPVTYNDPDLGRGMLDALGRVAGPGVVVEAKPTMGGEDFAFYAERVPGFYIRLGVRNEDAGAVSALHTPTFQLDEAALPLGVRALVEMAWEFLHAPVP from the coding sequence ATGAAAAGAACGTTTTGTCTCGCACCCGCCGCCTTTGGAATCGCGGCAATCCTGGGCTCGGTCGCCGGAGGAGCCCGGGCCGATTCGCCGCCCGGCGTGGAAGCCAAGGTGCGGGATGTGATGCCGGGCGTCATCGAGCTTCGGAGAAATTTTCACGCCCATCCCGAGCTTTCGAACCGCGAGGAGCGCACCGCCCGTGTCGTGGCCGAGCGTCTCCGCGAGTTGGGCCTCGAGGTGCAGACCGGTGTCGCCAGGCACGGCGTTGTGGCCCTCCTGCGGGGTGCGCGGCCCGGGCGCTGCGCCGCGCTTCGGGCCGACATGGACGCCCTGCCCGTTGCGGAGGCGACGGGGCTGCCGTTCGCCTCGAAAAACCCGGGCGTCATGCACGCCTGCGGGCACGACGCGCACACGGCAGTTCTTCTCGGCGCAGCCGAGGTCCTCGCCTTGATGAAGGGCGACTTGAGCGGCACCGTGAAATTTATCTTTCAGCCCGCGGAGGAAGGCGCGCCTCCGGGCGAAGAGGGCGGAGCGCTTCTGATGGTCGAGGAGGGCGTTTTGGAAAACCCGAAGGTGGACGCCATCTTCGCGCTTCATGTTTTTCCCACCCTGGAGGCGGGAAAAATCGGTTATACGTTCGGCGGCACGATGGCGAGCGTCGACCGCTTCAAGGTGACGATGCACGGCAAGCAGACGCACGCCGCCTACCCGTGGGAGGGCGTGGACCCGGTCGTGGCGAGCGCCCATGCCATAACGGCGCTTCAGACGATTGCGAGCCGCACGGTGGACACGCGGGAGCCCGTGGTGGTCTCGGTGGGCATTGTTGAGGGCGGGCGGCGCTGGAACATTATTCCCGAGAGCATTACGTTTCATGGCACGGTGCGCGCCCACAGCCGCGACGTGCGGGCGCAGGCTCGCAGGGACTTCGAGCGAATCCTGAGCGGCGTCGCGAGCGCGCACGGCGCCGAGTACGAATTGGAATACGAGGACCTCGCCCCCGTGACCTACAACGACCCCGACCTCGGGCGCGGCATGCTGGACGCGCTCGGGCGCGTGGCGGGCCCGGGCGTCGTCGTCGAGGCCAAGCCCACGATGGGCGGCGAGGATTTCGCCTTTTACGCGGAGCGCGTTCCCGGCTTCTACATCCGCCTGGGCGTCCGGAACGAAGACGCGGGAGCCGTGAGCGCACTGCACACACCGACGTTTCAACTCGATGAAGCGGCGCTGCCCCTCGGGGTGCGCGCCCTCGTCGAAATGGCGTGGGAATTTCTCCACGCCCCTGTTCCTTAG
- a CDS encoding transcriptional repressor: protein MPRKTADGRKAPPPSLEECLEAFEAYLRRKGLRMTMPRRVLVERIYRVHDHFDADGLLVELRRKNIPVSRATIYRTLELLSEANLVVKTALSDARASYEFAFGHDHHDHLICNACGAIVEFKDDVIEQRQGKICREFGFTLACHSHKIYGLCPLCRRKRSRSARRKP from the coding sequence ATGCCGAGGAAAACCGCAGACGGCAGGAAGGCCCCCCCGCCCTCGCTCGAGGAGTGCCTGGAGGCCTTCGAGGCCTACCTGCGCCGCAAGGGGCTCCGGATGACGATGCCGCGGCGCGTCCTGGTCGAAAGAATCTACCGCGTCCACGACCACTTCGACGCCGACGGCCTCCTCGTGGAGCTCCGGCGAAAAAATATTCCCGTCTCCCGCGCCACCATCTACCGCACCCTGGAGCTTCTCTCGGAGGCGAACCTCGTGGTCAAGACCGCGCTCAGCGACGCCAGGGCCTCGTACGAGTTCGCCTTCGGGCATGACCACCACGACCACCTCATCTGCAACGCCTGCGGCGCCATCGTGGAGTTCAAGGACGACGTGATCGAGCAGCGGCAGGGAAAAATCTGCAGGGAATTCGGCTTTACCCTCGCCTGCCACAGCCACAAGATTTACGGCCTCTGCCCGCTCTGCCGCCGCAAGCGGAGCCGGAGCGCACGGAGAAAGCCGTGA
- the truB gene encoding tRNA pseudouridine(55) synthase TruB, protein MNGLLIVNKPRGITSHDAVDRARRLLGVRRIGHTGILDPIATGVLPLCVGRATRLSQFILAEHKTYEGIFRLGWATTTYDADGEPVGERKTPNVTQEQVEETFALFRGKIQQIPPMFSAKKVGGKKLYELAREGKEVERKPVDVEIFELRVLSFDGDRVGFRMRCSSGAYVRNVAHDTGQKLGCGGHVESLARTAVGLMTLDQAVSLDELTRESAAGHVIPMEKIPLDMPFIRITRAGLAHLRHGQPLDRSVILPAPPGEAQGESGGGRPVRVLGPEGELVAIAERRAAAFFQPRVVLLAS, encoded by the coding sequence ATGAACGGCCTCCTCATCGTCAACAAGCCCCGGGGGATCACGTCGCACGACGCGGTGGACCGCGCGCGCCGGCTCCTGGGGGTGCGGCGCATCGGCCACACCGGGATTCTCGACCCCATTGCGACCGGGGTGCTTCCTCTCTGCGTGGGCCGCGCCACGAGGCTCTCGCAATTCATTCTGGCCGAGCACAAAACCTACGAGGGTATTTTCCGCCTCGGCTGGGCCACGACGACCTACGACGCCGACGGCGAGCCCGTGGGCGAGCGCAAGACGCCCAACGTCACGCAGGAGCAGGTCGAGGAAACGTTCGCGCTCTTTCGCGGGAAAATCCAGCAAATCCCGCCCATGTTTTCCGCCAAAAAGGTGGGCGGCAAAAAGCTCTACGAGCTCGCGCGCGAGGGAAAGGAAGTGGAGCGCAAGCCCGTCGATGTCGAAATTTTCGAGCTTCGCGTGCTCTCGTTCGACGGCGACCGCGTCGGTTTCCGCATGCGCTGCTCCTCGGGCGCCTACGTGCGGAACGTGGCCCACGACACGGGACAGAAACTCGGATGCGGGGGACACGTCGAGTCGCTCGCGCGCACGGCGGTGGGCCTCATGACCCTGGACCAGGCGGTGTCACTCGACGAGCTCACGCGAGAGAGCGCGGCCGGGCACGTGATCCCGATGGAAAAAATTCCCCTCGACATGCCCTTCATCCGCATCACGCGGGCGGGCCTCGCGCATTTGCGGCACGGCCAGCCCCTCGACCGCTCCGTCATCCTGCCCGCCCCTCCAGGGGAGGCGCAAGGCGAATCGGGCGGCGGCCGCCCCGTGCGGGTGCTCGGCCCCGAAGGAGAGCTGGTCGCCATCGCCGAGCGGCGCGCGGCGGCGTTCTTTCAGCCGCGCGTCGTGCTCCTCGCCTCCTAG
- a CDS encoding DUF503 domain-containing protein, whose protein sequence is MRVALLRIEMHFFETRSLKDKRSALARLRAELRKRFNVSVTELDHQDLWQRATFGLAFFAPHADAARAEEEKILRFLESRLPGEIVEHTLELC, encoded by the coding sequence ATGCGCGTGGCGTTGCTTCGGATCGAGATGCACTTTTTCGAAACCCGCTCCTTGAAGGACAAGCGCTCCGCCTTGGCACGCCTCCGCGCGGAGCTTCGCAAGCGCTTCAACGTTTCCGTCACCGAACTCGACCATCAGGATTTGTGGCAGCGCGCGACCTTCGGGCTCGCCTTCTTCGCGCCGCACGCCGACGCCGCACGGGCCGAGGAGGAAAAAATCCTGAGATTCCTCGAGTCGCGCCTCCCCGGCGAAATCGTGGAGCACACGCTTGAGCTCTGCTAA